The DNA region TTGAAGTAAGGATTTTGATATCTGGCTATGATTCTATTTTGTGAAAGTTCTGTATGAGTTGGTGTTCTTTGTACAGTTTCATGTGTCTGGGATTCTCTATTTTGTTAAATGGGTGAACAAGATTTTTGATACATTGGTGTTGTATATCATATGGGCATAGGCTTCGGTCTGAGAAGATAACAGAACATGTTATCTCTGCAAGCAATTCGCAGATTAGAAGATGTTATCTCTGCAAGCAATTCGCAGATTTTGTCATGCTGCTTCCATTGCATCAACCACTGATACTTTTGCAGTTGTATCGAAGCAACTTCCAAGTAAAATACCTTTACAAGAAAGTGCCCTCTCCAAACTTAAAGCTGAGAGAGACCCTGATAAGCTATTCATTTTATTCAAGGCTAATGCCCACAATAAAGTTGTCATTGAGAATAGGTTTGCATTTGAAGATACAGTTTCTCGATTAGCTGGGGCTCGCCACTTTGATTACATTGAGCATTTGCTTGAGCACCAGAAAACTCTTCCACAAGGCAGGCGAGAAGGCTTCATTATGAGGATTATAATGTTGTATGGAAAGGCTGGGATGATAAAGCATGCGCTTAATACTTTTTATGATATGCATTTGTATGGATGTGAGAGAACTGTTAAGTCTTTCAATGCTGCACTTAAGGTTTTGATTCAAACTCATGATATAAGAGCTATTGAGGCATTTCTTAGTGATGTTCCACAGAAATTCAATGTTGAATTGGATACTTATTCTGTCAATATAGTTGTCAAGGCATTTTGTGAAATGGACTTCTTAGAAAGAGCTTATTTGGTTATGGTAGAGATGGAAAAACTGGGAATTAGGCCAGATGTCATTACCTATACAACACTAATATCAACTTTCTATCAAAAAAATCGATGGGAGATTGGCAATGGGTTGTGGAATCTTATGGTGTATAAGGGGTGCAAACCTAATCTTACAACTTTTAATGTCAGGATTCAGTATTTGGTTAATAGGAGACGGGCATGGCAAGCTAATGATTTGATGCGTTTGATGCGGAAAATCGGGATTGTCCCTGATGAGGTTACATACAATTTGGTAATTAAGGGGTTCTGCTTGGCTGGTTATCTTGAAATGGCTAAAAGGGTTTATTCTTCTCTAGAATTTTGCAGGGAGTATAGGCCTAATATTAAGATTTACCAGACAATGATTCATTATCTTTGTAAGGGAGGGGACTACAATTTGGCCTATACAATGTGTAAAGACTGTATGAGAAAGAATTGGTTTTTGAATGTGGATACAATTCGTTCACTGCTTGAAGGTCTTATAAAAAATGGCCAACTGGGTAAGGCTAAGATGATAATGAAATTGGTTAGGAGTCGAGTACCTCCTTTTTCTTCAACTCAATTGGATACTTTGCAATCCGTATTGTCGAGGACTTAAATCAAGATGATGGATTGAGAAGGGACCGGTTTGATCAATGTAAAAATACTGTTTAAAAGAAGCTAGTTTTTGTTTTACTCCATTCAGTTATAGTTCCAAAAACTAGTTGGATAtagatttttatgattaatatcAAGGCAAAGGCTGATCccatttttgttcaattaatTTGTGGAACCGTCTCAATAAGTCCGTGATGAATGAAAATCTAATATATAGCAGAAATCTTTATTCTTGTAAGTTGTCATGCAACTACTCCCTCTCATGATTTGTATTGTTCTCACTTCTTTGCATGTGGAGCTCTTATAGttgcaatttttattttcttctgtACATAAAAGATGTTTGTTAACTGTTTTGCAATTTCATTTTCCTCTCTATGAAGCATGCCTTAGGTGTTAAACATTCCATAAACATGAATTATTATCAGCACTGCAGCGTTATCCCTGCTGGAATGGAAGCTTTGTAACGCTGCAGCACTGGGGAGTCAGCGCTGCGGCATTGTCTCTGCGGGGAAAGGGGGCTTTCCAGCGCTGCAACGCTGGGCAATGAGTGCCGCAGCGCTGCAGCTGCTGGAATTGGTTCCTTCCCAGTGCTGCGGCGCTGAAGCCTTGGCGTTGCGGCACTGAGACTTCTGTTTTTGGGAGCTTGTAGCTCCTTTAGAGCGCTGCAGCGCTAGAGGGGTAGAGCTGCGGCGCTGAAACTTCTGGACGTTCCTACTTCCACCtgcaaaataaatcaaatattgagaaaatcaatcaatcaatAGAAAATAGTAAGAAAACACTTAAGAGCTAACATAACATAGCAAAACTGAAAATTAACATACTTAAAATTAGTGCGAATGTGAATTATAAACTTCATGCACTTGAAAAGGACACAGcaattaactaaatttaaCAAAGACTACCATAAGtgcaaaaggaaaatgagagagagaTTAGAGACTTGGGTTGCCTCAAGTAGCACTTGCTTTAAAGTCTTCAGTCAAACTTTTCGAAAGCTCATTGAGAGTTGGCAAGATGAATAATTGAGCGTTGAGGATCAACATTCCCTCCAAAATAATGTTTCAGACATTGCCCATTAATTTTGAATGTTTCATTTGTCTTGCTATCCATCACCTCCACAGCATCATGCAGAAAAACTTTTAATACAACAAAAGACCCTGACTAccttgattttaatttccccaaaaataattttaaacaagAATTATAAAGTAACACAAATTGATCGGGTTCAAAGCTTCATTCTACTATCTTCCTATCATGcccttgttttgttttctcctTATACAATTTGGCATTCTTGTAAGCTTGAAGGCGAAATTCATCAAGTTATAGATTTCGATTGAATAGTAATAATGAACTTTTTGTGTAAATAACAGATCGATTTATAAtaaggtttttcttcttttttttttggttaaaaaaagtGCATCGTGGCTCAAGTCTAATATCTCCTTTACccatatataataaaatttttataaattaatgctcaattaattaataatctcaattaaataatattttaaatcaatattGAATTAGaaccaatgtggtaaattaaaatttataagataataaaaattaaaaaaacaaataaattttatttaatatataaattaatagttTCTTTAGGcatcaaaaatatatatatacttgactctactaataaatttttataaaatataactcTAATGTTAAAGATTATGTTGCCACAAGTTAAGTACAAAAGACTTTCAAGTTCCCTAGGTAGctacattattttattatctcaAACTGCCACTAGGGAATGATTTTAATAAACGGaaacatttaaattaagaATTAAATCAAAGTTAGATACATGCATGATCTAGAGGCAATCCACTAAAATTTGAGATACAGGACATTTCACTTGGGCTGAGTATTTTCAGTTTTCACCAATTACTTCCGTGTTCCATTTCATGGATTACTTTTCAGTCTCCCAAGTTTGTACCACCTTTTTCAGTTCCCAAGTTTGTACTTAAGATCAGTCAGAAACTTGGGAGGGTAGCAAAAAGTCCCatataaatagaaagtaaCACCAAAGTTGCTCAAGCCTGCTTCACTATATCATCATTTCTGGCTTTAAGTTATCAAATCACAACCAAAGTATTCTGTTCCCAGTATACAGTGTGGCATGACCAATACAAAGGAGAGGGTAGAAGCAGCTGGCAATTACAGCAGGACGCCCTTGGAGTTTCGCCAAGCCTTGAATTTGCTTCAGCCGTCAGTCCTTAGATGTTATAACAAGCAACCCCAACGCTCCGATTAGAATATACTGCAATGAAAGAACCGAAAGGAAGTCGTTACGAAGAAAAAATACTCTACAAGACTATCATTAATGTCCCCACATATTATGGAACTTCTAACTGCCCGTAATCTTGGAATCGTTGTAAAGTGTTCCAAAACCATAAACAGTGGTTATTAAACTAGGCCACCCTCCACCCTAATTTCTGATACAAATAAACGTGAGATTAAGGTGATTTGAATGAAAGGGGAactgtttttggtttttgatgCAACAGTGATGCAAAGAGCAGAACAGAAAAGGGGGAATCCCCAAAAGTAACCCCGAAAATTATGAATCAAATAATGTTCTTCAGCACGATAGGATATTGGCTTTCTAGTTCAAGCAAACCACATCATATAGAAAACAAACCTTGATAATTGGCTTTTCAGTCATGATTATGGTCACCCAGCCAACATAAGGCAAGAACCTGCAATTAAAGTAAGCAATTAGaaacttctttttttcaacaaaatggTACAACACCCCTTTGCTTGAAACATGTATAGATTATTTAACTGAGCTGTTCAAACCCAAATCTCATGCTTGCAAAGGTCATATCTGTGACTCCTAAAAAACTACATAAAGGTACAATGCCAAAAACATTAAGGATGTGACACATACTAATATCTGAAACTTGGTTCAAGTCTTTCCCAGAGTATAACACATCATTTTCATGGACTGACATCACTGGCTGCTAACATGCTTTCCAATCCAAACACTAAAGAGAAATCAACTCCCACCCCAATTTTTACCTCACCACCAAAAGAAAGCCAGTTCTCTAAGGAGGACAAATTCTCCTCTAGAATCCACATTCCTCACCTAACACTAAGAAATTGACTTTCCAGTATGCAATTTAGAGCGTGGTACTGTACTTAGAAATACTACTgaatcaaatttcaaaagaaagtAACAGTAATTCACACAATATATATGTCCCAAAATGCCCTGTGTCCAGACAAGCATGTGCGTGTGAAATTCTTAGACATGCCATGATATTTGAAGATGACCAAAACGAATAAccaataatttttgttaaacaaCTTTTTTgtacaccaaaaaaaaaaaggttgacCGCTAAAGGCTTTACCCCACAGCTCTGCCCATGATATGGTGCCGTTGAAGCCAGAGCTGACCTTGAGCATATAATAGCCTGTCATCCCCATAATTGTTGTCTCCTGAAAATGCTCAGTTAAaggaaaaacattaaaatacCAAACAATGCAATTGTGACAATTCCtaacaaattttaattgttattcAAAGAAGCTGTCACCTTTGGTGAGGACATCAACTTCTCCAGTATCTTCCCTTTCATGGACCTacaataacatcaaatatcaagATTCAACAGATGCCAAAACCATGTTCATTGATAAATCTCAAATTAACACAATAGGgttcctcttgtctccttatataattaacaaaaaaagaaagatagcAAAGAAACTTTGTCAGGCATAAAACAGTTTGAAGAAAACTAAAGTCCCAAGAAACAACTAGGTCATAAGAGTCAAGAAAGGTCATTATGTCCAACAGCTAGTTCCAATGTGAAGATCCACAAGGAAGCATTGACCCTAAGTAATGCTTTACTACACAGGTGTGGCAGGCTATAATTGCAAGAAAAATTTCAAACCATGATAATTTTGACAGAACATAATTCTACAAAATAGAAATGTAAATTTAGGAGCAATTGCATGTTAATGATCATAACTGACAAAGTTGGAAAAATCATACAATTCCATGAGGGAAACAagaaaacaattaataaagctcacaaaattttcaaaaagataTGAATCCCagataaataaacaaagaaacagagaaagatacaaaacaaacaaataacaGTACAACAACAAACACAATGAGTTCAGATTGGCATGAGCTGATGCAATATGattaatatcatcatccaagaaatcatcattttttcaGAGTTGAATTACATTTGCTGCAATTTACACTTGCATAAAGAATATGTGATctcaaattattattatttttctaacaCAGCCCTCCTGACAATTTGGACATTAATTAACAGCTGAAACTAGAAAGCAGATAGAAGTTTGGTTGTCAATGCTTACTTGTTGTCCTGTCCTTTTATGTATTACCAATGAAAAATAGCTTCCTAAGTCATTACCTCAGGCCATATTGTCATCAACAAAAATCAGTCATCCAGCATCTATTACTAATCAATTGGTCAATCATGTACCATTTGCTTGAGCAAATATATGTTCCTCACCCATTGAATCTTACAtggaaaaatatgtttaataaaCATGCAAGGCAGGGAAAGGGACACcaaattagaaaattaaatcaattgattTGGTGCTCCTATTCAATGGAAAGTGAAAATTGTGGTTGCTAAGATGCATGAATACAGAGATGAGATGGTAACAGCAATGCTTCGAAATCGAACATCACTTCTTTTAGTTGTAATACATACATCTTAGTTCAAGATCAAGAAAACATGTGGGAAAGTAAATTCAAATGTTTACCTTAATTACACGATGGACAATTGGAATTTCACGGCCCTGAGAAATTCACAGTTTGAGAAATGAATCAGCAAAAGAGCACGGGGGCAAAAACAAGCCcatcaacaataaaaaatacaaaacataagtgaaccaaataaaattaaaaacaaaaggcaCTTACATCAACATTAAAAACAACAATCTCCCCTGCACGGATAGGATCTTTACTCATGTGCAAGAACAAAATATCCCCCTGCATATGATATAATCCTCATTAATTTAGCAACATCTACACACATAATCCAAATGAACAACAATAATCAAACATGTCAAGTAGGTTCATGGAAGTGTCTAACAAAATAACTTTCATTGTGATCTTATTACACATCCAAAGCAAGTCACACATTAAATTAAAACGACATGATTACTGGGCAGATTGCTAAAACTAACTAGCAGACTGCAGTTTCCATCATCCAAGAAATAAGATCGCTTTACTTTGCCCTAATTTTATGTCAGATAAAAGCAGGGAATGGACAGACATTACCATGGGAATGGCAGCATACAAAAAAGCCAAAAGCTCATATTGGTTTCAAGGAAAATAGCTCTAAGTAAACAGAAGCAATGCATGTTTCTACTTAAAGCTTTAAGTTACATAACATACACAGTTCAGAATATGttctagaaaaaaaataagtacaGTTGTAAGATGTAAGATGCCAGAGTCGGCAATCTCTCTATCCTCTGTTTGTAAAGTTAGAAATTCAAAGCCATAAAATTTCATTCTCAAACTTCTATATGTTTCTTTCTTAAATAACTGAGTATAATCTGAACTTCTCCAAATGTGAAGATAGCAACTTTGAAGTGGAACACCAGAGATGCTAATCTAAAGGACATGTTTCCTTCCGAATGAGTGGtccataaagaaaaatattacgAGTGCAAACTCTCAGTAGCATAACTTCAAAAGTGGCAAGAAGAACAACAGagctttaaaagaaaaaaaaaaatcctagcACATGGAAGAATAGGACATCAATCACAGTTTAAAATTATGTGGCCTGTTTCGAGACAGGGGCAGAAAAGAGGCTTCCTATATATATTCTCAAATATTCTGGAGGACCATTCAGATCGCATTTGCTTGCAGAAGCAAAGTAGTGCACAATGGTGAATGGGATTAGGTTACACTTAAGATGGCAAGACACAACAAAATCATTTAAGCATTCACCTCTTAAGTTGACTTACCCTCTTGAAGCCAGGTTCCATACTTCCAGATAGGACAACGACAACAGGAGATTCACTACCAGTGATGCACATCAACGCCTTCCATATTATGAGGGCTGATGTAACAATCATACCTGAAACAGATAGGCTTTATGTATCATCAAATTTCCACACGTGGAATAAATAATGACAACctttcaaatcaaatttgtTGATTTGAGAATCCCACACATGCCCTAACATCATACTACAACAAGCTTGCAATTTAAAGTTTCCACGAAAGATCAAAGGAACTCAAAAGACATGCATAGATAGGTGATACACTTATACAGAGTTTATTTCAGCTTTGATCAAAATAAACGAATTAAAAGATAGCTATGCTTGTCTCAAAATCTGAACGTATTGTCAATACCTTGATCTCCAGTTCTTAATCTCCACCCAAATTCAAAACATTTGGaatcaaaatgagttaaaaggaagaaaaaaagttttttttttcttgtcttaagATTGAAAGTCAAGAAGAGTCAACTTCCAGTAAATTAATAGACAACTCCAATGACCCACTAAAGTCCGGATCTATCTGAAAGAAATATCAAACAATGTTTTTCAATTCTTAAAAGGGTAACACAATTTGGCTTGGGTTtcccaaaaaattaaaagtttgtgtcatttcaaaataaacaaagttaGACTGAAAAGGAAAGGGATTTGTGCCATTCCCGGCAACATATACTAGAGAAGCCTTATAAAAACTTACCAAGACTGACGGCCTGGGTGAGGAGCTGGCGGATCTGGATTGATTTGATGGAGTCTACGGTGTCTCCGATCCaacccattttctctcttcccGTTTGTCTGTCCCTCCGCtcgcttttcttcttccttctttgcAGTTAGATACAAATTAGAAAGCGGAAAGCCCCTACCCCTATAACCCAATTCCACCACTTAACTTACCTAGTTAgcatgtctttttttttttttggcctttCCCTGAAatagcaaaataaaaagaaatagtaaTTTGGAGAAACgcttttgttttatatattttgtaaacACAATATTATTGAACTAagttaagaaaaatttaagaataaaaaagttattaGGATAACTTTATTATCAGCAAAGTACATATAAGATGataattttcagttttttttaatagcgGAGATAATTTTCAGTGATTAGTGTATATTTTACTTcttaaacatgaaaaattatttctctagctcaTTGAATTTCATAGACTTGttggtttaaaaaaaatatttatgattaatatattataaataagaaTAGTGTAAAAGAATTTCACTTGTTAAAGTACCATTTATCTTTGatacttattttaaaaactaataatttcttacattcattttctttcttttattttcagaactctaaatcaataatttttacattaaaaatatcaCTTTTTCTTAAgggttaaaaatataaagttctagtatttttatttcacaggtactaattaaaatataaaatgtttttgtctttattattgtaatttttcactttttttgttcgataataaataaacaaatataggAGTAGgttttttctcacttttttttcttgttgaatattgagttgaCCTTGGATAATAAAACAAACTAGTAGGACTATGCAAGTTGTACTTGAATCGAATAAACCAACCAAATCAAATAGAGTTCTATTTGAATGGTTTGGACATTCGATTTTTGGTTATTACTCAATTAATGACTTGAtctattaaatttatttagttaaatTTCAATCTTAAAAAATCTCAATCAAATCGATCGAataatcaattttatattatataaatatagtattgatataatgttttaaaaaaattttaaattatttaaaaaaattcaaataaacttttattttttatgatcatTCAAGATGGATTACCTTTTAGATTTGTGGAAAGGCAAGGATTTAGGGATTTGATGGCACTTGCATGTCCTAGATTTCATGTACAATCACAATGCACTGTTGTTAGGAATTGTTATAAAATCTTTGTTGAGGAAAAGACCAACCTAAGTTAATTCTTCAAAGCATCTTCTTTTAGAATGTCTTACCACAGACAAATGGACCACGTTATAAAGTGTTAGAAAACATTAGCTTAATGAATAAACGACAAGAATGTCTAAAAAGGGGATGAATTGaactttataaatttaaaaaacttgAAACAGAGTGTTATAATCAACTATGAGAAGATTAGACTTGGCAATTCGTGTTAACGTGTCAGACACGATTAGACACAAAACACGTTAAGGCTAAATACGAACACGACATGTTTAATATTCgtgtcttaaatttaaaacatgtCCACGTATACGATTAATACACGTGTAACacgacacgacacgattaacacgtttattaaacgtgtcaaCATACAACATGACACGATTAAAAACACAtttaacacgattaacacgtttaacacgattaaataaaaatatttataattaaatataattttattatttaaatttaaaatctataattataaaaatgattataacaaaacaaaaataataataacatcaaataatcaccaaaagttaaaaattagaattgaacatgtataattacattataccctttataaaattaaaaaaacttattaaaataattatttaaaattattcatataaggttaaaatagtttttaactattaatttttaataggttaataaatgtgtcacgtatacacgtttaaacaTGATAATACGATTAAACACGATAACATGATTAAGTAAAcgtgtttaaacgtgtttGTCGTGTTTGACACGTTAAGACATGAAAATTTTCGTGTCTTAACGTATTAGACACgattagacacgaaacacgttaaAACTAAACCCAAAACCTATTTAACCCGTGTCTTCTCATGTCGTGTTAACGTGTCGTGTTCAAAATTGCCAAGTCTAGAGAAGACTATAGTTGACTCTGCCCATGATTCTTTTGAAAAACTCTTCTTCGAAGCTTCTTGAACAATTCATAGTCGACTATAATGGTTCAATAGTCGATCCTAGACTAAaaaaccatttttcaaaagagtacaaggaaattttttgaaaacattgaTGAGTATGCCAATTTTAAGCAACTCTACATAATTGAAGATAAACTAAAAATCACTTTTGGAAtcttaaaacatttttcaagtGTTAAccaatgaaaacaaaatacgAAACTATCTCTTAAGATTCTCTTCAACAAGAAATGCACATACTGaggagataaaaaaattaaataaagacaaacaatttataaatgttCAGCTTTCTCAAATGCCAACATTCTCTCTTTTAGCAAGCTAAGGAGTTTTATATTCATTATGGAAAATGGTTTTTAACGAGATCAAGCAAAACCCTCACAATGACTTTTTCTAAGTTCAACCACAACTCTTACTATCGTTTTTTACCAGGCTCAAACACAACCCACAATTATCGTTTCATGAGAGCATGCACAACTCACACtaacttttcaatattaagTTAAAACCTTTACAAAAGTGTTTATAATGAATAGCAAGAGTACCTTTAAAATGTGAATTTTGCTAACTACAATATAGAGAGAGTAGGTTGAGTACAAAGATGTATATAAAGAATAAGAATAAAGGTAT from Theobroma cacao cultivar B97-61/B2 unplaced genomic scaffold, Criollo_cocoa_genome_V2, whole genome shotgun sequence includes:
- the LOC18603809 gene encoding LOW QUALITY PROTEIN: pentatricopeptide repeat-containing protein At1g80150, mitochondrial (The sequence of the model RefSeq protein was modified relative to this genomic sequence to represent the inferred CDS: deleted 2 bases in 1 codon), with protein sequence MLSLQAIRRFCHAASIASTTDTFAVVSKQLPSKIPLQESALSKLKAERDPDKLFILFKANAHNKVVIENRFAFEDTVSRLAGARHFDYIEHLLEHQKTLPQGRREGFIMRIIMLYGKAGMIKHALNTFYDMHLYGCERTVKSFNAALKVLIQTHDIRAIEAFLSDVPQKFNVELDTYSVNIVVKAFCEMDFLERAYLVMVEMEKLGIRPDVITYTTLISTFYQKNRWEIGNGLWNLMVYKGCKPNLTTFNVRIQYLVNRRRAWQANDLMRLMRKIGIVPDEVTYNLVIKGFCLAGYLEMAKRVYSSLEFCREYRPNIKIYQTMIHYLCKGGDYNLAYTMCKDCMRKNWFLNVDTIRSLLEGLIKNGQLGKAKMIMKLVRSRVPPFSSTQLDTLQSVLSRTNQDDGLRRDRFDQCKNTV
- the LOC18603793 gene encoding signal peptidase complex catalytic subunit SEC11A codes for the protein MGWIGDTVDSIKSIQIRQLLTQAVSLGMIVTSALIIWKALMCITGSESPVVVVLSGSMEPGFKRGDILFLHMSKDPIRAGEIVVFNVDGREIPIVHRVIKVHEREDTGEVDVLTKGDNNYGDDRLLYAQGQLWLQRHHIMGRAVGFLPYVGWVTIIMTEKPIIKYILIGALGLLVITSKD